Below is a genomic region from Aurantimonas sp. HBX-1.
TCGAGCAGGAAGCGCGCGAACAGCGGCAGACTGGCCGCCCCGATCTCTCGCGCCGCCGCCCCGATCGTGCCTTCGCGGATCTCCAGCGGTGACAGGCCCTGGCGCTCGAGTGTCGCCATCTCGCGCGCCGTCGCTGCCACCAGGCGGGCACGGATCGCCGGCGGGAAGCTGCCGTCGATGACCGCGCACTCGAAGTCGTAGACGGCGCTCGCCGAAACCAGCGCATGCGCCAGGGCCCGCGCCGCCGCGGCAAGCCAGCGTTCGAGCACCGGGCCGAGACCGTCCCAGGCCCCGACATCGCGCCAGATCGCCAGCGGATCGCCGCCCTCGGCGGCGATCATCTTCTCCAGCACGTGGATCGAGGCGACGCCGATCAGCTGGCAGACCCCGCCTTCCCCGTCCGGGACGGGCATCGAGCCGAGCGCCGCGGCGTTGCCGGTCCGGCCGGTGACGAGGTCGCCGTCGATGACGATGCCGCCGCCGACGAAGGCGCCGACGAAGAGGTAGACATAGTCAGCCGAGCGGGTGGCGCCGAAGACGTTCTCGGCGGCGCAGGCGGCGGTGGCGTCGTTGGCCATGTGCACCGACAGACCGGTGACCTTCGCCAGCTCGCCGACGATGTCGACGGTCCGCCACTCCTCCATCGCCGCGACCGGCCCCCCCACGGCATCGGGCCAGGACCAGAGGTCGAAGGGGATGGCGACGCCGAGCCCGGCGATTCGGCCGGCGAGCGCCGGGGCAAGGGTGGCGGCCACCTCGGCTTCGGCGCGGCGCACGAAGGCCAGGATCTCGGCGAGACGCGGATAGGCGTAGGCGAGACGGCGGCGGGCGCGCACGACGCCGACGAAATCCATCAGCACCAGCTCGACGCTGCGCCGGCCGATCTTAAGCCCCAGCGAGAAGGCGCCGTCCGGATTGAGCCGCATGGGCAC
It encodes:
- a CDS encoding ROK family transcriptional regulator is translated as MQESEQVPPAPGNERDGRMRGSNQASLRAHNERAVLTLIRRHGEIARADIARRSGLSPQTASVIMRVLEAEALVLRETPRRGRVGQPSVPMRLNPDGAFSLGLKIGRRSVELVLMDFVGVVRARRRLAYAYPRLAEILAFVRRAEAEVAATLAPALAGRIAGLGVAIPFDLWSWPDAVGGPVAAMEEWRTVDIVGELAKVTGLSVHMANDATAACAAENVFGATRSADYVYLFVGAFVGGGIVIDGDLVTGRTGNAAALGSMPVPDGEGGVCQLIGVASIHVLEKMIAAEGGDPLAIWRDVGAWDGLGPVLERWLAAAARALAHALVSASAVYDFECAVIDGSFPPAIRARLVAATAREMATLERQGLSPLEIREGTIGAAAREIGAASLPLFARFLLDHRVLYADGGT